In Gigantopelta aegis isolate Gae_Host chromosome 14, Gae_host_genome, whole genome shotgun sequence, the following proteins share a genomic window:
- the LOC121389356 gene encoding uncharacterized PE-PGRS family protein PE_PGRS54-like has protein sequence MSGMFILCLCACAVMTSATMYPSYNYYPLPEYSIWPGIKGIPMTGYQRYRRSITTPQPSVTEGITPTGGMEGRAAIGGMVKGSADIGGMEGIAPTGGMQGSAAIGGMVKGSADIGGMMKGRGGFGGMVKGSADIGGMVKGRGGFGGMVKGFADIGGMIEGNGGFGGMVKGSADIGGMVKGRGGFGGTVKGSADIGGMVKGRGGFGGMVKGFADIGGMIEGNGGFGGMVKGSADIGGMVKGRGGFGGTVKGIADIGGMTAGSGGFGGVVKGSADIGGMMEGSGGFGGMVKGSAGIGGVGKGSGGFGGMVKGSADIGGVGKGSGGFGGMVKGFADIGGMMEGRGGFGGMVKGSAGIGGVGKGSGGFGGMVKGSADIGGVGKGSGGFGGMVKGFADIGGMMEGRGGFGGMVKGSAGIGGVGKGSGGFGGMVKGSADIGGVGKGSGGFGGMVKGFADIGGMMEGRGGFGGMVKGSAGIGGVGKGSGGFGGMVKGSAGIGGMMEGSGGFGGMVKGSAGIGGMMEGTGGFGGMVKGSADIGGMVEGIGERQWRLCGGFGGMVKGSADIGGVGKGSAGFGGMVKGFADIGGMMEGRGGFGGMVKGSAGIGGVGKGSGDFGGMVKGSAGIGGVGKGSGDFGGMVKGSADIGGVGNGSGGFGGMVKGSAGIGGMMEGSGGFGGMVKGSAGIGGMVEGIAPIGGKMAGSGGFGGMVKGSADIGGVGKGSGGFGGMVKGFADIGGVGKGSGGFGGMVKGSADIGGVGKGSAGFGGMVKGFADIGGVGKGSGGFGGMVKGSAGIGGMMEGSGGFGGMVKGSAGIGGMMKGNGGFGGMVKGSADIGGVGKGSGGFGGMVKGFADIGGVGKGSGGFGGMVKGSAGIGGVGKGSAGFGGMVKGFADIGGMMEGRGGFGGMVKGSAGISGVGKGSGGFGGMVKGSAGIGGMMEGSGGFGGMVKGSADIGGVGKGSAGFGGMVKGFADIGGVGKGSGGFGGMVKGSAGIGGMMEGSGGFGGMVKGSAGIGGMMKGNGGFGGMVKGSADIGGVGKGSGGFGGMVKGFADIGGVGKGSGGFGGMVKGSAGIGGVGKGSAGFGGMVKGFADIGGMMEGRGGFGGMVKGSAGISGVGKGSGGFGGMVKGSAGIGGMMEGSGGFGGMVKGSADIGGVGKGSGGFGGMVKGFADIGGVGKDSGGFGGMVKGSADIGGVGKGSAGFGGMVKGFADIGGVGKGSGGFGGMVKGSAGIGGMMEGSGGFGGMVKGSADIGGVGKGSGGFGGMVKGFADIGGVGKGSGGFGGMVKGSAGIGGVGKGSAGFGGMVKGFADIGGMMEGRGGFGGMVKGSAGISGVGKGSGGFGGMVKGSAGIGGMVEGIAPIGGKMAGSAGFGGMVKGNTGIGGVGKGSGGFGGMVKGFADIGGMMEGRGGFGGMVKGSAGIGGVGKGSGGFGGMVKGSAGIGGMMEGNGGFGGMVKGSAGIGGMVEGIAPIGGKMAGSAGFGGMVKGSTGIGGVGKGSGGFDGMVKGSAGIGGMMSGTGGFGGMVKGSAGIGGMTAGSGGFGGVVKGSAGIGGMTSGSGGFRGVVKGSAGIGGMTAGSEGFGGMV, from the exons ATGTCTGGGATGTTCATTCTCTGTTTGTGCGCATGTGCGGTTATGACGTCAGCGACCATGTATCCAAGTTACAATTATTATCCGCTACCTG AATACTCAATATGGCCAGGAATCAAGGGAATCCCTATGACTGGCTATCAAC GTTACAGACGATCTATTACAACCCCTCAGCCAAGTGTGACAGAAGGCATTACGCCTACTGGTGGGATGGAAGGCCGTGCAGCCATTGGTGGGATGGTAAAAGGCAGTGCCGATATTGGTGGGATGGAAGGCATTGCACCGACTGGTGGGATGCAAGGCAGTGCAGCCAttggtgggatggtgaaagGCAGTGCAGACATTGGTGGAATGATGAAAGGCCGTGGAGGCTttggtgggatggtgaaagGCAGTGCAGACATTGGTGGgatggtcaaaggccgtggaggatttggtgggatggtgaaagGCTTTGCAGACATTGGTGGGATGATCGAAGGCAATGGAGGCTttggtgggatggtgaaaggcagtgcagacattggtgggatggtgaaagGCCGTGGAGGATTTGGTGGGACAGTGAAAGGCAGTGCAGACATTGGTGGgatggtcaaaggccgtggaggatttggtgggatggtgaaagGCTTTGCAGACATTGGTGGGATGATCGAAGGCAATGGAGGCTttggtgggatggtgaaaggcagtgcagacattggtgggatggtgaaagGCCGTGGAGGATTTGGTGGGACAGTGAAAGGCATTGCAGACATTGGTGGGATGACGGCAGGCAGTGGAGGCTTCGGTGGGGTAGTGAAAGGCAGTGCAGACATTGGTGGGATGATGGAAGGCAGTGGAGGCTttggtgggatggtgaaagGCAGTGCAGGTATTGGTGGGGTGGGAAAAGGCAGTGGAGGCTTTGGTGGTATGGTGAAAGGCAGTGCAGACATTGGTGGGGTGGGGAAAGGCAGTGGAGGCTttggtgggatggtgaaagGCTTTGCAGACATTGGTGGGATGATGGAAGGTCGTGGAGGCTttggtgggatggtgaaagGCAGTGCAGGTATTGGTGGGGTGGGGAAAGGCAGTGGAGGCTTTGGTGGTATGGTGAAAGGCAGTGCAGACATTGGTGGGGTGGGGAAAGGCAGTGGAGGCTttggtgggatggtgaaagGCTTTGCAGACATTGGTGGGATGATGGAAGGTCGTGGAGGCTttggtgggatggtgaaagGCAGTGCAGGTATTGGTGGGGTGGGGAAAGGCAGTGGAGGCTTTGGTGGTATGGTGAAAGGCAGTGCAGACATTGGTGGGGTGGGGAAAGGCAGTGGAGGCTttggtgggatggtgaaagGCTTTGCAGACATTGGTGGGATGATGGAAGGTCGTGGAGGATTTGGTGGTATGGTGAAAGGCAGTGCAGGTATTGGTGGGGTGGGGAAAGGCAGTGGAGGCTttggtgggatggtgaaagGCAGTGCAGGCATTGGTGGGATGATGGAAGGTAGTGGAGGCTttggtgggatggtgaaagGCAGTGCAGGCATTGGTGGTATGATGGAAGGCACTGGAGGCTttggtgggatggtgaaagGCAGTGCAGACATTGGCGGTATGGTGGAAGGGATTGGGGAAAGGCAGTGGAGGCTttg TGGAGGCTTTGGTGGTATGGTGAAAGGCAGTGCAGACATTGGTGGGGTGGGGAAAGGCAGTGCAGGCTttggtgggatggtgaaagGCTTTGCAGACATTGGTGGGATGATGGAAGGTCGTGGAGGATTTGGTGGTATGGTGAAAGGCAGTGCAGGTATTGGTGGGGTGGGGAAAGGCAGTGGAGACTTTGGTGGTATGGTGAAAGGCAGTGCAGGTATTGGTGGGGTGGGGAAAGGCAGTGGAGACTTTGGTGGTATGGTGAAAGGCAGTGCAGACATTGGTGGGGTGGGGAATGGCAGTGGAGGCTttggtgggatggtgaaagGCAGTGCAGGCATTGGTGGGATGATGGAAGGCAGTGGAGGCTTTGGTGGAATGGTGAAAGGCAGTGCAGGCATTGGCGGGATGGTGGAAGGCATTGCACCTATTGGTGGGAAGATGGCAGGCAGTGGAGGCTttggtgggatggtgaaagGCAGTGCAGACATTGGTGGGGTGGGGAAAGGCAGTGGAGGCTttggtgggatggtgaaagGCTTTGCAGACATTGGTGGGGTGGGGAAAGGCAGTGGAGGCTTTGGTGGTATGGTGAAAGGCAGTGCAGACATTGGTGGGGTGGGGAAAGGCAGTGCAGGCTttggtgggatggtgaaagGCTTTGCAGACATTGGTGGGGTGGGGAAAGGCAGTGGAGGCTTTGGTGGTATGGTGAAAGGCAGTGCAGGCATTGGTGGGATGATGGAAGGCAGTGGAGGCTttggtgggatggtgaaagGCAGTGCAGGCATTGGTGGGATGATGAAAGGCAATGGAGGCTttggtgggatggtgaaagGCAGTGCAGACATTGGTGGAGTGGGGAAAGGCAGTGGAGGCTttggtgggatggtgaaagGCTTTGCAGACATTGGTGGGGTGGGGAAAGGCAGTGGAGGCTTTGGTGGTATGGTGAAAGGAAGTGCAGGCATTGGTGGGGTGGGGAAAGGCAGTGCAGGCTttggtgggatggtgaaagGCTTTGCAGACATTGGTGGGATGATGGAAGGTCGTGGAGGATTTGGTGGTATGGTGAAAGGCAGTGCAGGTATTAGTGGGGTGGGGAAAGGCAGTGGAGGCTttggtgggatggtgaaagGCAGTGCAGGCATTGGTGGGATGATGGAAGGCAGTGGAGGCTttggtgggatggtgaaagGCAGTGCAGACATTGGTGGGGTGGGGAAAGGCAGTGCAGGCTttggtgggatggtgaaagGCTTTGCAGACATTGGTGGGGTGGGGAAAGGCAGTGGAGGCTTTGGTGGTATGGTGAAAGGCAGTGCAGGCATTGGTGGGATGATGGAAGGCAGTGGAGGCTttggtgggatggtgaaagGCAGTGCAGGCATTGGTGGGATGATGAAAGGCAATGGAGGCTttggtgggatggtgaaagGCAGTGCAGACATTGGTGGAGTGGGGAAAGGCAGTGGAGGCTttggtgggatggtgaaagGCTTTGCAGACATTGGTGGGGTGGGGAAAGGCAGTGGAGGCTTTGGTGGTATGGTGAAAGGAAGTGCAGGCATTGGTGGGGTGGGGAAAGGCAGTGCAGGCTttggtgggatggtgaaagGCTTTGCAGACATTGGTGGGATGATGGAAGGTCGTGGAGGATTTGGTGGTATGGTGAAAGGCAGTGCAGGTATTAGTGGGGTGGGGAAAGGCAGTGGAGGCTttggtgggatggtgaaagGCAGTGCAGGCATTGGTGGGATGATGGAAGGCAGTGGAGGCTttggtgggatggtgaaagGCAGTGCAGACATTGGTGGGGTGGGGAAAGGCAGTGGAGGCTttggtgggatggtgaaagGCTTTGCAGACATTGGTGGGGTGGGGAAAGACAGTGGAGGCTTTGGTGGTATGGTGAAAGGCAGTGCAGACATTGGTGGGGTGGGGAAAGGCAGTGCAGGCTttggtgggatggtgaaagGCTTTGCAGACATTGGTGGGGTGGGGAAAGGCAGTGGAGGCTTTGGTGGTATGGTGAAAGGCAGTGCAGGCATTGGTGGGATGATGGAAGGCAGTGGAGGCTttggtgggatggtgaaagGCAGTGCAGACATTGGTGGAGTGGGGAAAGGCAGTGGAGGCTttggtgggatggtgaaagGCTTTGCAGACATTGGTGGGGTGGGGAAAGGCAGTGGAGGCTTTGGTGGTATGGTGAAAGGAAGTGCAGGCATTGGTGGGGTGGGGAAAGGCAGTGCAGGCTttggtgggatggtgaaagGCTTTGCAGACATTGGTGGGATGATGGAAGGTCGTGGAGGATTTGGTGGTATGGTGAAAGGCAGTGCAGGTATTAGTGGGGTGGGGAAAGGCAGTGGAGGCTttggtgggatggtgaaagGCAGTGCAGGCATTGGCGGGATGGTGGAAGGCATTGCACCTATTGGTGGGAAGATGGCAGGCAGTGCAGGCTttggtgggatggtgaaagGCAATACAGGTATTGGTGGGGTGGGGAAAGGCAGTGGAGGCTTTGGTGGTATGGTGAAAGGCTTTGCAGACATTGGTGGGATGATGGAAGGTCGTGGAGGATTTGGTGGTATGGTGAAAGGCAGTGCAGGTATTGGAGGGGTGGGGAAAGGCAGTGGAGGCTTTGGTGGGATGGTAAAAGGCAGTGCAGGCATTGGTGGGATGATGGAAGGCAATGGAGGCTttggtgggatggtgaaagGCAGTGCAGGCATTGGCGGGATGGTGGAAGGCATTGCACCTATTGGTGGGAAGATGGCAGGCAGTGCAGGCTttggtgggatggtgaaagGCAGTACAGGTATTGGTGGGGTGGGGAAAGGCAGTGGAGGCTTTGATGGTATGGTGAAAGGCAGTGCAGGCATTGGTGGGATGATGTCAGGCACTGGAGGCTttggtgggatggtgaaagGCAGTGCAGGCATTGGTGGGATGACGGCAGGCAGTGGAGGCTTTGGTGGGGTGGTGAAAGGCAGTGCAGGCATTGGTGGGATGACGTCAGGCAGTGGAGGCTTTCGTGGGGTGGTGAAAGGCAGTGCAGGCATTGGTGGGATGACGGCAGGCAGTGAAGGCTTTGGTGGGATGGTGTAA